CGAGAATGGTGTACAATCCCATCCGATTGCCTCCGAGCACATCCGTCAGCATCTGGTCCCCAATGACAGCGGTATGCTCCGCCTTCAGGTTCATTAAGGTCAGCGCCTTTCGGAATGCGGACGTTGTCGGCTTTTTCGCCCGGTAAATGAACGGAATGAGCAAGGGCTGGGCAAATTTGGTCACCCGCATCTTATTGTTATTGGACACAATGACGACCTGGAATCCGGACTTCCGCAGCTTCTGCAGCCATGCCTGCAGCTCCGGCGTCGCATACGGGGCTTTGGCGCCGACCAGCGTATTGTCCAGGTCGGTGATGATGCCGCGAATCCCCTCGTTTTGAAGCTGCTGCAAATCGATGTCGTAAATCGTATTGACTTGATGTCTCGGTATGAGCTTGCTTAACAACCGCTTCGTCACCTCTAAATTTTTCCTTGATTATATACGACACACTATACCATAATTGTTTCGGTTAAAAAAGTGCGCGACACAGCCGGGTCCGTAAGCGCCTCATAACTGATGGACAGAAAGTTAAAAAAATCTTTAAATAAATTAAATTTGTCGAAAAATGATTGAAATTTACAGCATATTTGGTATATATACAACGAATCGGACAATGTCAGGATGGGTCCTTCTATGGGATCGCTTCTCGGCAAGCACATTTTTTGGACTTAAGTATCGAGCGCACTATCCGTATTGAAGAAATCTATATATGAAGGGAAATGGGTGGAAAAACCGGCAATTATGAAGACGATTACTGCAGAACATGAGACTTTCATACAGTCTGAGAATTGCGTATTGAATTTGCAAGGTTTCGCCTCCCGTTTTAACTTTACTCCCAGGGAACTCGAGATCATATCCCTTATCCTTATGTACGGCTTGTCAAACAAGGAAATTGCAAATACGTGCCGCATCAGTGAAAAAACGGTCAAGAACCATTTGGCAAATATCATGGGCAAGCTTGAAATAGGCTCGATCCGCCAGCTTTTCCCGGTCGTACTGCATTTTATAAGGGGATCTTAGCCGTTTATCGGAGTAAGGTCCCATTTTCTCCTGCCATGGGAGGCGCAAAGTCGTCTTCATCCCGGAAGGATCAACTTTGCGCGGGACGGACAAGTAGAATTCGTGATGCAGGCCGCTTTGCACAGGACTTCGGCCGCTCAAAACCGATGCATCTTCTCAAGCGTAGCAGGCTCGTCGCTATAGGGGCGATATGCGTTATTTGTACGCAGGTCCCTTCGCAAATCGATTTCAAATGCGACGTACCGAATAGCCTCAAGCTCCTTTTTCTCGCCGGCGGGGAGCTCCCCCCGCCCCCCTTGTCGGAAGTTGTAAGGCGCGTATATTCAAACAAATCATCGATCCCCAAACGTTAAATACAAAAAAGTCCCTTAGCGGGACTTTTTTTGTAAGAGCACTTTCCGACAAACTTTAAAGCAAATAATTGCCGCGAGTTTATTAAAACAATCCGTTGCGGCAAAGCTATGCTGCAGCTCTCAAAAGAGAACGAAGTGTTGCATGAAAAAGTCGGTGAAACGAGCGGGGTGGAGGAATCTTGCTGAAGAAGCGCCAGCGGTCGCCTTTGTGAACGGATTTCTACGCCGAATGGCTCGTAGCATCGCTTTTTTGATCGCGCGCCTACAGCTGCGATCGGAGCTTCTGCACCGACTGTACCGTGTTTTGCCAATCCTGCTCGGTCACTTCCGCCTTGCTGTACTTCGCCTTTTCGAACGCGTTCAAAATTTGCTCGAGATCGGCCTTCATCCACTTGCTCTGCTTGGACCAGCGCTGCACCGCTTCGCGCACCGTTTCGTGCTCATGGCGGGTGTACCCTTTGCGGCGGAAAATGCGCAGCAGCTTCTCGCATTCGACGATGACTTTTTGCTTAAAGAGATGCGCCCGTCTTTGCTTGAGCCGCTCCTGCAGCACGGATAGCCACTCGAACCGGTAAGCTGCATATACAAGGATAAGCAAAGCGGCGATAATTCCGCCATAAGACGTAATATGCTCCGATGCAGGCAGCGCGCTTTCCGGCTCCGGCTCCGTTACCGTCGGAATCGTCGACAAATCGACGGGAAGTTCCGGAGCCTGAACGGCCCTCGGCAGCACGAAGCCCGATGTCGGCTCGAACGGAATCCAGCCCCAGCCGGCGAAATACGCTTCCACCCAGGAATGCGCATCGGCGTTGCGCACGGTGTAAATGCCCCCGGCATCGGGATCGACCATACTCGGATCGAGGCCGAGCAGCTCGGTTTCGTCCGTCGGCAAAACTCCCGAGGCGTAGCCTTTTACCCAGCGGGTCGGGATTCCGAGCGTCCGCAGCATGATCGCCATCGAAGTCGAATAATAATCGCAGTAGCCTTCCTTGATTTCAAAAAGGAACCGGTCCACGAAATCGCGGCTCCGCCCCTTGCTCACGTCCGGCTTGTTCGTATAAGGGAACGTGAGTCTCAAATATTCCTCGATGATTCTCGCCTTGTCAAAAGGATTGGTCGCATCTTTGGTCAAATCCGCCGCCAGCGTGCGCACCCGTTCGGGAAGACGGTCCGGAAGCTGCAAATAATCGGCAAATTCGTTTCGGTTCGGCAGCTCCGCAGGCGCTTTGCGGAGCCCCTCCTCGTCGATGATCGGCATTTGCGACACGATCGTATACGTTTTTGGGTACGGCTGCCTAGACTGTTCGTTGAAGCGCAGCTCGTCATGCTGCGGCGACCACAAGAAACGTTCCATCCCGCCGCCCGAAGTATCCACCGATTCGACCTTCTGCATAAAAAGCGAACCGAACAGAACCGGATACGTCTGTTCGTCCATCATCGTCACCGTCTGCTTGACTTCGACCGTTTTAAGCTGGCTGCCGGCCATCTTCGGATCGGGGGCGAGCGTCTGGCCGGTACGGACTCCCGTCAGCGCCGCACGGCGCTCGGCTTCGCTCATTTCCCATCCTTTTCCGTTATAAAAGGATCGCGTTTCTCCGCGCCAGTAGCTGCGGTGCGTCGTATCGACCGTCATGACGGGCGTGTAATCGAAATTGAAGCTGCCCCCGAGCGCTTGATCGCTTCGCGAGTAGCCCGACGACGTGTCCGCCGGGGATACCGCAACCTCGATGCCTTTGCCCGTCGTAAAGCTCGCCGGCTGGCCGCGCAGATTGCGCCACGCGGTATACGGATCGGTCATCAGCGGACCGATTTCCGGCATCAGCGCCCCAACGATGATCGTAAGGCTGACGAGCAGCACCACCGGCGTCGCAATGGATGCCGGGTATTCCGTCAAATAGCCGTATGCCGACGGATCTTTCTTTTTAAGCTGCTGGAAATGACTGATAATGAGCAAAAATAACCCGCAAAATAACATAACCGCGACCTGCGGCCATAGAAAAATCGAGGAGAACGAATCCCGGATGCAAAGAGCCAAAATACTGATGACGATCATCGCATATATGCGCCATTTCGCTTCGACCCACCAAATGGCGGCGAGGTATACGACCCATGCCCCGAGTGCGAACCACAGGTATGGAATCAGCATGACGATGTTTTCCATGAACCTGCCGGACAAATAGGTCGGGAGCCCGACCTTCGGGATATGGCCGATTCCCGTCAGCACGTAATGATTCGCCGCTATTATTGCAATCAATTGAAGCAAGCTTCTGATGACCCAATGAATCCGGGGAATGATTTCGATTACAAAGGTGAGAAGCAGCGTCAGCTTCACAATGGTGATCGTTTCCGGCAGCCAAACATGCTTTTCCTTCGCAATCCATTCCACAAACTGAAGCAAATAGATTCCGATGAGCAGGATGGAAAGCCGCCGCTGCCAATCGCCCAGCAGCATTCTTGCCCATGATTTTTCGGAAGCGCCCATTTTATCCGCGACCTCCCAACACGACCGGCAGTTCGGCGAGCGAGCCGATGGCATAGCCCATAAAGCCGTTCGCTCTCAATGTTTTCAGCCACAGCTCTTTCCGCTCCGGCTTCCCCGTCACCATGATGTGGCACGGATTGAGCTGCAGCTGCTTGAGCCAGCTCATCAGCTGCAAAGCGGCTTCCCCTTCCACGGGGCTGATGACGGCGATAAAGCTGCCCGGTACCAGGCTTTGCACGTGCTCCTTGAGCACCCGGCGCAGCGGGTGCGTGCCGTCCGCTTCCACGCCGATCAAATGCTGCATCACTTCCTTCTGCTGCAGCTGACCCGGCTTCGGCTCGTAATAGGCTGTTGCCGCGCCGACCGAAATGAGGCCGAGCGCGAAGCTGCGGCTGGCCCCGTACTGGAATAACGATGCGGCGACAGATACGGCAAGCTCGAAATGATCTTCGCCGGCATAAGATTTGCCGTGACGGTCCAATACGACATATGTTTTCGGAAGCGATTCGCGCTCGAACTCCTTCGACTTCCACGTCCCTGTTTTCGCCGTCGCATTCCAGTGAATGCGGGAGATCCGGTCGCCGTAAATATATTCGCGCACGCCGTTGATTTGCGTCGTTTCGCGCACCGCACGCGTCGTGGACGAATGGTGGTTCGTCCCCTTCATCATTTGATGGAATTGGTGCCATTCCCGGATCGGCACCGTCTGCGGCAGCACGGACAAGCTGTGCGGCACCTGCAAATAACCGGTATGCTCGAACAGGCCGAAAATATCCTCGGTAACGCACTCGGTCGTGCCGAACGTGTAAAACCCGCGGCGCAGCGGCGGCGTTTTGTATTCGAAGGAGCCGCGCCTCTTCCAGTCGGGAATAAGCGTAAATTCGAACGGAAACTCCTGGCCGTTCCGGTGGAACAAACGCTCCTTGACAAACACGTAAGGAATCGGCCAAACTCCGGGAATATGCAGCTGCATCTGCACCGAAACGGACGTACCCGCCTCGATCGTCGCTTCATGATCGAAGTTCATGATTTGCCGGGTGCCGGTCGTTTTCTTGATGCCGCTCCATTTGCCCAGCAGCAAATAAACGCTAAGGATCGATACGACCACAAACAACATGAGCGCCAGCTTTCCGCCCTGAAAGAGCAAAAAGCAGAGGCTTCCGATAAAGCTGCCGCCGACCGCCCAAATTTTGAGCGTCAGCCGGTGCGGCTGAACCAGCTTGCGCAAAGCAAATTCCCTCATCGCGATCACTTCTCCAATCGAACGGGAACTCTCACTTGCTCGAAGATGGACTGCAGTACGGATCCTACGGACGCCCCGTCCATGCGGGCCTCGGAATGCAATATAATGCGGTGGCCAAGCACATAAGGCGCCAAAAACTTGATATCGTCGGGAATGACGTAATCTCTGTTTTGCAGCAGCGCATACGCTTTGGAGGCTGAGACGAGCGACAGCGTCGCACGCGGGCTCGCGCCAAGGAAAATAGCCGGATGCTGCCGCGTCTGGCGCACGATCGATACGAGGTAAGTCGCCACCGCATCGTCCAGATGCACTTCCTTCACCTTTTGCTGCAGCCGCAATATTTGCTCGACCTCCGCTACCGGCTGTATCGTTTCGAGCGGGTGCACGACGCTTTGCGACGTGATCATCTGCTTCTCGATATGTTCGTCCGGATATCCCAGACTGAATTTCATCATAAACCGGTCCAGCTGCGCTTCCGGCAGCACGTAAGTCCCTTCGAAATCGATCGGGTTTTGCGTAGCGAGCAGCAGAAACGGCTTCGGCAAATCGTGACATTCGCCGTCCACCGTAATATGCCGCTCCTCCATCGCCTCAAGCAGAGCGGACTGCGTCTTCGTCGTGGCCCGGTTGATTTCGTCCGCCAGCAAAATATGCGTCATCACCGGCCCCGGCCGGAACATGAACACTTCGTCTTTCGGGTGATAAATGGAGACGCCGGTAATGTCGGTGGGGAGAAGATCGGGATTGCATTGAATGCGGCGGAACTGGCCGCGGACGGATTTTGCAAGCGCTTTAATCATTACGGTTTTACCGGTCCCCGGAACATCTTCAAGCAGCACATGTCCTCCTGCCAGCAGGGTGGTCAAGAGCAGCATGATTTCATCCTGCTTGCCTAATATGCATGATTCCAGATTAGCTTGAATCAGTTTCAAAGCCTGTAGGTCGTCTCTTGTCGAAATCTCCATGTTCTCCCGTCCTCCTGTGCATGTTTTGCGCCGGCCACGCCGGCTTGTCACCTGGCTGCATATATGTAAACGCATAGATGCCCAAAAAGGTTCTTCTTTCTATATTACAAGATGGAAAAAACGCCGTATAGCTGTAAATTCTCTAAAAATGTTTGTAATTGTACACATTTACGCCATGTTTTCCCGGTTTTCCTGGCAAAAAGGCCCCAAGAGATGCTCTTGGGACCGATTTTCGAGTATCAGGACGGCTGCCGGAGCGGCGTTTGCAGCACCACTGCCGAAGCTGCGGCCGGAATCCGCTCTTCCCGGCGAAGTACGGCCAGGAAGGCGCGCGCCACCTCGGGATCGAACTGCGTGCCGCTGTGACGCTCGAGCTCATCCGCAGCGGTTTCCGCCGACAGCTTTTGCCGGTACGAACGGTTGGTCGTCATTGCGTCATAGGCGTCGCTTGCCGCCAGTATTCTCGCTCCAAGCGGGATGTCCGCGCCTTTAAGCCCCATCGGGTAACCTTTGCCGTCATACCGCTCGTGATGGTGCCTGACCATCTCGGTGACGCCCATATTTTGCAGGCGCTCGATATCCTTGATGATCCGGTAGCCTTCTTCGGCGTGCGTTTTCATTACTTCATATTCCTCGTCGGTCAGACGGGATTCTTTATGTAAAATATGCTCCGGTGTGCCGATTTTGCCGATATCGTGAATCATCCCGGCGAGGTAAACCGCCTCGGTTTCCGCCTCGCCGAGGCCCATTTCCTGCGCGATTTTGCGGGCGTAGTTCGCGACGTTTTTCGAATGAAAAGCCGTGTACGGATCGCGTGCGTCGATGCTTTTGGAAAAAGCGAGAATCGTGCTCATGAACAGCTGCTCGTTCTCCAGCTTCTGCCTGTTGCTTCTGCGGGATATTTGGATCACCCGCCGGAGCAGGACGATTGCTGCGGAGATCCCGGCAACCGGGATGGCCGACTCGATGCCGCCTTCGGTTAAATAAACCGAAAGTCCGGCCGTGGCTGCCCCGAACATAAGCAGCGGAACGATATGATTCACCAAGGAGGCGAGCAGAATGACCGGGACGATATATAAAACCGGCATAAGTGCCGAAGGAAATACGATGTTGCAAGTAACCGCGACCGCGAGCGATGCGAAAAAGCCGAGCCACATCCCCTTTTTCCCGTTTTCGCGCCCTCCTACGGGACAGTACATCGCAAATTTCCTGTCCATGCATTCCTTGCAAAAAAGTCGGCCATGCTCGTGCCGCTCCCGCTCGCAATGCTCGCATGTATCGATATTCATCTCTCTCCTCACCGCCTTTTGTTTTTGAAGTTACTTACCATTATATACTAAAAAGAGTAGACAGTACAGCGAAAACGGGCCAAGAGCGCGGGTTTTCGCTCCTGGTCCCCGGCGGGGCGCGCCGATCCGGTCGAGAGACGGTTTTTCCGCCTCTCATCCACCCTCCGCGCTCCCCGCCGCCCACATACATGCCCGAGAGCACGTTTTCCCCGCTATCGGACACCGGTGGGGCGCGCCGATCCGGTCGAGAGACGGTTTTTCCGCCTCTCGGCACGGCCCCGTACCCGCCTGGCGCCCGCATGCGCATCCTCCATCGCCCGCTTACGTGCCTGAGAGCGCGTTTTCCCGCTATCGGACACCGGTGGGGCGTGCCGATCCGGTCGAGAGGCGGTTTTTCCGCCTCTCGGCCCGGCCCCGTGCCCACTGACGCCCGCACGCGTGCCCGAGAGCCGCATTTTCCCGCTCTCAGACACTAACGGGGCGTGATGAATCGATCGAGAGACGGTTTTTCCGCCTCTCACCCGTCCTCCTCGCTCCGCGCCGCTCGCATGCGTGCCCGAGAGCGCTTTTTCCCGCTATCGGACACCGGCGGGGCGCGTCGCTCCGGTCGAGAGACGGTTTTTTCCGGCTCTCGGGCGCGGCTCCGTACGCCTCTGGCGCCCGCTTACGAGCCCGAGAGCGCTTTTTCCCGCTATCGGACCTCGGCGGGGCGCGCCAATCCGGCCCAGAGACGGTTTTTCCGGCTCTCACCCGCCCTCCGCGCTCCCCGCCGCCCACA
The window above is part of the Paenibacillus hamazuiensis genome. Proteins encoded here:
- a CDS encoding YqeG family HAD IIIA-type phosphatase — translated: MLSKLIPRHQVNTIYDIDLQQLQNEGIRGIITDLDNTLVGAKAPYATPELQAWLQKLRKSGFQVVIVSNNNKMRVTKFAQPLLIPFIYRAKKPTTSAFRKALTLMNLKAEHTAVIGDQMLTDVLGGNRMGLYTILVQPISPADEGFFTKMVNRRLERAALSFMKRQDLS
- a CDS encoding helix-turn-helix domain-containing protein; its protein translation is MEKPAIMKTITAEHETFIQSENCVLNLQGFASRFNFTPRELEIISLILMYGLSNKEIANTCRISEKTVKNHLANIMGKLEIGSIRQLFPVVLHFIRGS
- a CDS encoding transglutaminase TgpA family protein yields the protein MGASEKSWARMLLGDWQRRLSILLIGIYLLQFVEWIAKEKHVWLPETITIVKLTLLLTFVIEIIPRIHWVIRSLLQLIAIIAANHYVLTGIGHIPKVGLPTYLSGRFMENIVMLIPYLWFALGAWVVYLAAIWWVEAKWRIYAMIVISILALCIRDSFSSIFLWPQVAVMLFCGLFLLIISHFQQLKKKDPSAYGYLTEYPASIATPVVLLVSLTIIVGALMPEIGPLMTDPYTAWRNLRGQPASFTTGKGIEVAVSPADTSSGYSRSDQALGGSFNFDYTPVMTVDTTHRSYWRGETRSFYNGKGWEMSEAERRAALTGVRTGQTLAPDPKMAGSQLKTVEVKQTVTMMDEQTYPVLFGSLFMQKVESVDTSGGGMERFLWSPQHDELRFNEQSRQPYPKTYTIVSQMPIIDEEGLRKAPAELPNRNEFADYLQLPDRLPERVRTLAADLTKDATNPFDKARIIEEYLRLTFPYTNKPDVSKGRSRDFVDRFLFEIKEGYCDYYSTSMAIMLRTLGIPTRWVKGYASGVLPTDETELLGLDPSMVDPDAGGIYTVRNADAHSWVEAYFAGWGWIPFEPTSGFVLPRAVQAPELPVDLSTIPTVTEPEPESALPASEHITSYGGIIAALLILVYAAYRFEWLSVLQERLKQRRAHLFKQKVIVECEKLLRIFRRKGYTRHEHETVREAVQRWSKQSKWMKADLEQILNAFEKAKYSKAEVTEQDWQNTVQSVQKLRSQL
- a CDS encoding DUF58 domain-containing protein, translated to MREFALRKLVQPHRLTLKIWAVGGSFIGSLCFLLFQGGKLALMLFVVVSILSVYLLLGKWSGIKKTTGTRQIMNFDHEATIEAGTSVSVQMQLHIPGVWPIPYVFVKERLFHRNGQEFPFEFTLIPDWKRRGSFEYKTPPLRRGFYTFGTTECVTEDIFGLFEHTGYLQVPHSLSVLPQTVPIREWHQFHQMMKGTNHHSSTTRAVRETTQINGVREYIYGDRISRIHWNATAKTGTWKSKEFERESLPKTYVVLDRHGKSYAGEDHFELAVSVAASLFQYGASRSFALGLISVGAATAYYEPKPGQLQQKEVMQHLIGVEADGTHPLRRVLKEHVQSLVPGSFIAVISPVEGEAALQLMSWLKQLQLNPCHIMVTGKPERKELWLKTLRANGFMGYAIGSLAELPVVLGGRG
- a CDS encoding AAA family ATPase, with protein sequence MEISTRDDLQALKLIQANLESCILGKQDEIMLLLTTLLAGGHVLLEDVPGTGKTVMIKALAKSVRGQFRRIQCNPDLLPTDITGVSIYHPKDEVFMFRPGPVMTHILLADEINRATTKTQSALLEAMEERHITVDGECHDLPKPFLLLATQNPIDFEGTYVLPEAQLDRFMMKFSLGYPDEHIEKQMITSQSVVHPLETIQPVAEVEQILRLQQKVKEVHLDDAVATYLVSIVRQTRQHPAIFLGASPRATLSLVSASKAYALLQNRDYVIPDDIKFLAPYVLGHRIILHSEARMDGASVGSVLQSIFEQVRVPVRLEK
- a CDS encoding HD-GYP domain-containing protein, with protein sequence MNIDTCEHCERERHEHGRLFCKECMDRKFAMYCPVGGRENGKKGMWLGFFASLAVAVTCNIVFPSALMPVLYIVPVILLASLVNHIVPLLMFGAATAGLSVYLTEGGIESAIPVAGISAAIVLLRRVIQISRRSNRQKLENEQLFMSTILAFSKSIDARDPYTAFHSKNVANYARKIAQEMGLGEAETEAVYLAGMIHDIGKIGTPEHILHKESRLTDEEYEVMKTHAEEGYRIIKDIERLQNMGVTEMVRHHHERYDGKGYPMGLKGADIPLGARILAASDAYDAMTTNRSYRQKLSAETAADELERHSGTQFDPEVARAFLAVLRREERIPAAASAVVLQTPLRQPS